Proteins from a genomic interval of Polaribacter sejongensis:
- a CDS encoding SCO family protein, which translates to MKKLKKIKNYSFLLIGICLLFSCKKTDHKEIASKVDVLPYYNEASFTPKWIDAKSDALNTFHTIPDFSLTNQDGENISQQTFDNKIYVTDFFFTTCPGICPMMTDNMILVQEAFKNDDEILMLSHSVTPSIDSVAQLKKYALDKNIGQNWHLVTGDKKEIYDLGRKSYFVEEDLGKPKGIDDFLHTENFILIDKNKHIRGIYNGLNKNSVKQLIADIKILKLES; encoded by the coding sequence ATGAAAAAATTGAAGAAAATAAAGAATTATAGTTTTTTACTAATAGGTATATGTCTTTTGTTTAGTTGTAAAAAAACAGATCATAAAGAAATAGCAAGTAAAGTTGATGTATTACCTTATTATAATGAAGCATCTTTTACTCCTAAGTGGATCGATGCTAAAAGCGATGCTTTAAATACTTTTCATACCATTCCAGATTTTAGTTTAACAAACCAAGATGGGGAGAATATCAGTCAACAAACATTTGATAATAAAATTTATGTAACAGATTTTTTCTTTACAACGTGTCCTGGTATTTGTCCGATGATGACCGATAACATGATTCTTGTTCAGGAGGCTTTTAAAAATGATGATGAAATTTTAATGCTTTCGCATTCCGTAACGCCTTCTATAGATTCTGTAGCTCAGTTAAAAAAATATGCTTTAGATAAAAATATAGGTCAAAATTGGCATTTGGTTACTGGTGATAAAAAAGAAATTTACGATTTAGGAAGAAAGTCTTATTTTGTGGAGGAAGATTTAGGTAAACCAAAAGGAATTGATGATTTTCTACACACAGAAAATTTTATTCTTATCGATAAGAATAAACACATTAGGGGTATTTATAATGGCTTGAATAAAAATTCTGTAAAACAATTAATTGCTGATATTAAGATCTTAAAATTAGAAAGTTAA
- a CDS encoding toxin-antitoxin system YwqK family antitoxin codes for MFIIGCNSSTNNKKKNTAIKIRTIDSTVTVHKDSLVLNGNEGNWYYKNKLFNGFAVKYHSNDSLKEKTGFYNGKKEGVYNVWFKNGVLKVTSHYNQNVMEGSYKSWWLNSTLAYEATYKKGKLEGIERQWYADGVMSKERNLLKGNENGLQRAWLQNGKIYVNYEAKNGRTFGMKRANLCYQLKDEKIEENKEL; via the coding sequence ATTTTTATTATTGGTTGTAATTCTTCAACCAATAATAAAAAGAAAAATACTGCTATTAAAATTAGAACTATTGATAGTACTGTTACAGTTCATAAAGACAGTTTGGTGTTAAATGGTAACGAAGGGAATTGGTATTATAAAAACAAACTTTTTAATGGGTTTGCAGTTAAATATCATTCCAATGATTCCTTAAAGGAAAAGACAGGTTTTTATAATGGTAAAAAAGAAGGCGTTTATAACGTTTGGTTTAAAAACGGAGTTTTAAAGGTAACATCGCATTACAACCAAAATGTTATGGAGGGCAGTTACAAATCTTGGTGGTTAAACAGTACTTTGGCTTATGAGGCAACCTACAAAAAAGGGAAATTAGAAGGAATAGAACGACAATGGTATGCTGATGGAGTAATGTCTAAAGAAAGAAATTTGTTAAAAGGAAATGAAAATGGTTTGCAAAGAGCTTGGTTACAAAACGGTAAGATCTATGTAAATTATGAAGCTAAAAATGGCAGAACTTTTGGGATGAAGCGTGCAAATTTATGTTATCAATTAAAAGATGAAAAAATTGAAGAAAATAAAGAATTATAG
- a CDS encoding YHYH protein produces the protein MKNQFIKTTSLIVLFFSVFVSCTSDSESDLSTDTDVDDVVITELHAAYAEFNTAATDIYLSNGGTTVTIETTGLPNHESVYWGEDSDLYLEESDVATTPSIMSSNNNAVTITVDATPNLTGSTVSTQLNTIGVAVSGASIFNDQEGNGALDEAAASLDWTGAHIGPGVYHYHLEPKAFTNDDKNLVGILLDGVFLYGRKCNSTDTYPTDLDTSGGHTSVTQHSDGIEEYHYHIINELYSTTGSYIAFTGPYQGY, from the coding sequence ATGAAAAACCAATTTATCAAAACCACATCACTTATAGTACTATTTTTTTCAGTATTTGTTTCTTGTACGTCTGATAGTGAATCGGATTTAAGTACAGACACTGACGTAGATGATGTTGTTATAACAGAATTACATGCAGCGTATGCAGAGTTTAATACCGCTGCAACCGATATTTATTTATCTAATGGAGGTACAACGGTAACTATAGAAACCACAGGTTTACCAAACCATGAAAGCGTATATTGGGGAGAAGATAGCGACTTATATCTGGAAGAATCTGATGTAGCTACAACTCCTTCTATAATGTCTAGTAATAATAACGCAGTTACCATTACTGTAGATGCTACTCCAAATTTAACGGGTAGTACGGTAAGTACACAATTAAATACGATTGGTGTTGCGGTAAGTGGTGCATCTATTTTTAATGATCAAGAAGGAAATGGGGCATTGGATGAAGCTGCTGCAAGTTTAGATTGGACAGGAGCACATATTGGGCCAGGAGTATATCATTATCATTTAGAACCAAAAGCATTTACAAACGATGATAAAAATCTAGTAGGTATTTTATTAGATGGTGTATTCTTATATGGAAGAAAATGTAATTCAACAGATACTTATCCAACGGATTTAGATACTTCTGGGGGACATACTTCTGTAACTCAACATTCTGATGGAATAGAAGAATATCATTATCATATAATAAACGAATTGTATTCTACAACAGGTTCTTATATTGCTTTTACAGGTCCTTATCAAGGTTACTAA
- a CDS encoding YHYH protein, which translates to MNSKYFIPIIATLLLIGCKSKSNSHSHTHIGETEAHTHSNTNYFDSYSLEDAGYGTKTMVTVHAEERKMVTNALPNHKTGDFPRKGNPNTISAQNRTYTFSTVPKYTGNPTWVREPGVALNGVKFEPGTAEVVVCETGENYRVEAFQDIIDLGLDFNHAHVQPNGAYHYHGTPTSVIEKFDTGKDLVHVGFAHDGFPMYYSKSNAYKPSYKLLDGTRDGEDCVYENPRETIEIKVNDNHDGAFGSDFEYVAGSGDLDECNGISIEGKYMYLVTNEFPYVSRCLMGEVVQEERRGAPRDGNNVGNGGARKNFSELLEMMDTDKDGKLSKTEVKGPLKEQFSKRDINKDGFISKDELESLPKRNRR; encoded by the coding sequence ATGAATAGTAAATATTTTATACCAATTATAGCGACTTTACTTTTAATAGGATGTAAAAGTAAATCCAATTCGCATAGCCATACACATATTGGGGAAACAGAAGCACATACACATTCTAATACCAATTATTTTGATTCCTATAGTCTAGAAGATGCAGGTTACGGAACAAAAACAATGGTAACCGTTCATGCAGAAGAGAGAAAAATGGTTACAAATGCGTTGCCAAATCATAAAACAGGAGATTTTCCAAGAAAAGGAAATCCGAATACAATTTCTGCACAAAACAGAACCTATACATTTTCTACAGTACCTAAATATACAGGAAACCCTACTTGGGTTAGAGAACCTGGAGTTGCTTTAAATGGTGTAAAATTTGAACCAGGAACTGCAGAAGTTGTAGTCTGTGAAACAGGAGAGAATTATAGAGTAGAGGCTTTTCAAGATATTATAGACTTAGGTCTAGATTTTAATCATGCCCACGTACAGCCAAATGGAGCGTATCATTATCATGGCACACCTACTTCTGTTATTGAAAAATTTGATACAGGAAAAGACTTGGTGCATGTTGGTTTTGCTCACGATGGTTTTCCAATGTATTATTCTAAAAGTAACGCTTATAAACCGAGTTATAAATTATTAGATGGTACACGAGATGGAGAAGATTGTGTGTATGAAAATCCAAGAGAAACCATAGAAATTAAGGTTAATGACAATCATGATGGAGCTTTTGGTTCTGACTTTGAATATGTTGCAGGATCTGGAGATTTAGATGAATGTAACGGTATTTCAATAGAAGGAAAATACATGTATTTAGTTACAAATGAATTCCCTTATGTAAGCAGATGTTTAATGGGAGAGGTAGTGCAAGAAGAGCGCAGAGGAGCACCTAGAGATGGAAATAACGTAGGAAATGGTGGCGCACGAAAAAACTTTAGTGAATTATTAGAAATGATGGATACAGACAAAGACGGTAAATTATCTAAAACCGAAGTAAAAGGTCCATTAAAAGAACAGTTTTCTAAAAGAGACATCAATAAAGATGGCTTTATTTCTAAAGACGAATTAGAGAGTTTACCAAAACGCAATAGAAGATAA
- a CDS encoding CotH kinase family protein → MKNYKTQLLSLCMLFIIFSCTSDDISDVATVEDEDEEVAVVIDDTDFEAIDWTSDTHSKDADPDFDEVFEDNAIKRLDFVISEERWQTMLTDMTNLYGTFGGTSNGPGGGGFGGTTVDIDEDPIFVPGEVFYEGKEWYRVGLRFKGNSSLKSSWESGILKLSFKLDFDEFEDDYPQIKNQRFYGFKKLSLKNNYNDKSMLREKVATDVFRSAGLAASHTAFYALYVDHGDGPEYFGVYTLVEEVDDTVLEDQFSSDEGNLYKPDGDAASFANGTFDEDEYVKKNNEDEADFSDVQSLLTILHDGTRTTDAATWRTNLDAVLDTDVFLKYLAVNTVIQNWDTYGRMTHNYFLYNNPDTNKLTWIPWDNNEALQTGNQQGALSLNFSELSASSWPLIGYLYQDDVYKAKYDAYVKEAAEGAFNETTMQALYTSYASLIEDYATTEIDGYSFLNSGSDFQPAVNTLKTHVTSRNAAVSSYLGE, encoded by the coding sequence ATGAAAAATTATAAAACCCAACTACTTTCACTATGTATGTTATTCATTATTTTTTCGTGTACTAGTGATGATATTTCAGATGTCGCTACAGTTGAAGACGAAGATGAAGAAGTTGCAGTAGTAATAGACGATACAGATTTTGAAGCAATAGATTGGACCAGCGATACGCATAGTAAAGATGCAGACCCAGATTTTGATGAAGTTTTTGAAGACAATGCAATAAAAAGATTAGACTTTGTAATTTCTGAAGAACGCTGGCAAACCATGTTAACAGATATGACAAATCTTTATGGAACTTTTGGAGGAACATCAAACGGACCCGGTGGAGGAGGATTTGGTGGAACTACAGTAGATATAGATGAAGATCCTATTTTTGTGCCAGGAGAAGTTTTTTATGAAGGCAAAGAATGGTATCGTGTAGGATTGCGTTTTAAAGGAAATTCTAGTTTAAAATCTAGCTGGGAGTCAGGTATTTTAAAGCTTTCATTCAAATTAGATTTTGATGAGTTTGAAGATGATTATCCTCAAATAAAGAATCAACGTTTTTATGGATTTAAAAAATTAAGTCTTAAAAATAATTATAATGATAAATCTATGTTGAGAGAAAAGGTAGCCACAGATGTCTTTAGAAGCGCTGGTTTGGCAGCGTCTCATACGGCCTTTTATGCACTTTATGTAGATCATGGAGACGGGCCAGAATATTTCGGAGTTTATACCTTAGTTGAAGAAGTTGATGATACGGTTTTAGAGGATCAATTTTCTTCGGATGAAGGAAACTTATACAAACCAGATGGTGATGCAGCTTCTTTTGCAAATGGTACTTTTGATGAAGATGAATATGTGAAGAAAAATAATGAAGATGAAGCAGATTTTTCTGATGTACAGAGTCTATTAACCATTTTACATGACGGAACTAGAACTACTGATGCGGCAACTTGGAGAACAAATTTAGACGCCGTTTTAGATACCGATGTCTTTTTAAAATATTTAGCGGTAAATACCGTAATTCAGAATTGGGATACATACGGTAGAATGACGCATAATTATTTCTTGTACAACAATCCGGATACCAATAAATTAACTTGGATTCCTTGGGACAATAACGAAGCGTTACAAACAGGAAATCAGCAAGGAGCGTTGTCTTTAAACTTCTCTGAATTAAGTGCTTCGAGTTGGCCATTAATTGGGTATTTATATCAAGATGATGTTTATAAAGCAAAATACGATGCGTATGTAAAAGAAGCAGCGGAAGGAGCATTTAATGAAACTACAATGCAAGCATTATATACAAGTTATGCTTCTTTAATCGAAGATTATGCAACTACAGAAATTGATGGTTATAGTTTTTTAAATAGTGGTTCAGATTTTCAACCAGCTGTTAACACATTAAAAACTCATGTAACTTCAAGAAATGCAGCTGTATCAAGTTATTTAGGTGAATAA
- a CDS encoding EF-hand domain-containing protein, producing the protein MRKSTNKILAVLIVSLGLSASTFAQGNNSDDKPKGPPTFKQLLKELDTNEDGKISLKEVKGPLAKDFKKIDTDEDGFLSEKEIKNAPKPERKERPRN; encoded by the coding sequence ATGAGAAAATCAACAAATAAAATTTTAGCAGTACTAATTGTTTCTTTAGGGCTATCAGCGTCAACTTTTGCACAAGGAAATAATTCTGATGACAAACCAAAAGGTCCTCCAACCTTTAAGCAACTCTTAAAAGAATTAGATACAAATGAAGATGGTAAAATTTCTTTAAAAGAAGTTAAAGGACCATTGGCTAAAGATTTCAAAAAAATAGATACAGACGAAGATGGTTTTTTATCAGAAAAAGAAATAAAAAATGCTCCAAAACCAGAGAGAAAAGAAAGACCAAGAAACTAA
- a CDS encoding RNA polymerase sigma factor, with protein MSEENFINQLQAGKQAAFSQLLDDYQQKVFGTCISFIPNREDAEDVAQEVFLEVFKSVSKFKGDSKLSTWIYKVATNKCLEFIRKKNTKKRFAFMQTILGNEIPLDKTSYFTEVNHPGILLENKEKSAIIFKAINTLPEAQRVVFTLAKIDDKSYQEIVDITGKSLSSVESLMFRAKKGLQEKLENFYKNESS; from the coding sequence TTGAGCGAAGAAAACTTTATAAACCAATTACAAGCCGGAAAACAAGCAGCTTTTAGTCAACTTTTAGATGATTATCAGCAGAAAGTTTTTGGTACCTGTATCTCCTTTATTCCTAATAGAGAGGATGCAGAAGATGTTGCTCAAGAAGTTTTTTTAGAAGTTTTTAAGTCGGTATCTAAATTTAAGGGAGATTCTAAACTATCTACCTGGATTTATAAGGTAGCCACAAATAAGTGTCTAGAATTTATCCGAAAAAAGAATACAAAAAAGAGATTTGCATTTATGCAAACAATCTTAGGTAATGAAATTCCTTTAGATAAGACAAGTTATTTTACAGAAGTAAATCACCCGGGAATTTTATTAGAGAATAAAGAAAAATCAGCAATTATTTTTAAGGCGATAAACACTTTGCCAGAAGCACAAAGAGTCGTTTTTACATTGGCAAAGATAGATGATAAAAGCTATCAAGAAATTGTAGATATTACAGGTAAAAGCTTGTCTTCTGTAGAATCTTTAATGTTTAGAGCTAAAAAAGGATTGCAGGAAAAATTAGAAAATTTTTATAAAAATGAAAGCTCTTAA
- a CDS encoding mechanosensitive ion channel family protein, with amino-acid sequence MDTITQSLQNFYNTISAGLGNWGLQLIGAFAALIIGLWIIRMIMKGVSKGFEKTKLDETLQPFLLTSIGFILKLLLIISIAGIVGLPMASFAALMAGVGLAIGAAFNGSLGHIASGIMLLVFKPFKVGDLIKTNGAFGFVKEISVFVTVIETFQNETEIIPNSAITSNKITNLTKIGNLRIDMPFAIRYGSDIEKAKQIVLDVLLKDNHVLQEGASAPRVAVNNLGQNSVELLALPYANCENYWEVFWDTRQRIVEALGNAGYEAPLPQRVVTMTK; translated from the coding sequence ATGGATACAATTACACAATCTTTACAAAACTTTTACAATACAATTTCTGCTGGTTTAGGAAATTGGGGACTTCAATTAATTGGTGCTTTTGCAGCATTAATAATTGGTCTTTGGATTATTCGAATGATTATGAAAGGAGTTTCTAAAGGGTTTGAAAAAACAAAACTTGATGAAACTTTACAACCTTTTTTATTAACCAGTATTGGTTTTATTTTAAAATTACTATTAATTATCTCTATTGCAGGTATTGTTGGTTTACCAATGGCCTCTTTTGCAGCATTAATGGCAGGTGTAGGTTTGGCAATTGGTGCTGCTTTTAATGGTTCTTTAGGGCATATAGCTTCAGGTATTATGTTACTTGTTTTTAAGCCTTTTAAAGTAGGAGATTTAATTAAAACAAACGGAGCTTTTGGTTTTGTAAAAGAAATATCTGTGTTTGTTACCGTTATAGAAACGTTTCAGAATGAAACTGAAATTATACCAAATTCTGCCATAACTTCTAATAAGATTACCAATTTAACTAAAATAGGAAATTTACGTATCGATATGCCTTTTGCAATTAGATATGGATCGGATATTGAGAAGGCAAAACAAATTGTATTGGATGTTCTTTTAAAAGACAACCATGTTTTACAAGAAGGCGCAAGTGCTCCAAGAGTTGCTGTTAATAATTTAGGACAAAATAGTGTTGAGTTATTGGCTTTACCATATGCGAATTGCGAGAATTATTGGGAGGTTTTTTGGGATACTAGACAGAGAATTGTAGAAGCTTTAGGAAATGCAGGTTACGAAGCTCCGTTACCACAACGTGTTGTTACCATGACCAAATAA
- a CDS encoding membrane or secreted protein, whose protein sequence is MKLLFLTLGLLALAVAGIAIKIWAKKDGKFAGTCASQNPMLNKSGESCGFCGKTPDQFDTCEDTEHN, encoded by the coding sequence ATGAAATTATTATTTCTTACTTTAGGTTTATTAGCACTTGCAGTGGCAGGAATCGCTATAAAAATATGGGCAAAAAAAGATGGTAAATTTGCAGGTACTTGTGCAAGCCAAAACCCAATGTTAAACAAATCAGGAGAGTCTTGTGGTTTTTGTGGAAAAACTCCAGACCAATTTGATACTTGTGAAGACACCGAACATAACTAA
- a CDS encoding glycosyltransferase yields the protein MILSVLFYSFVVFTAIQIIYYLIFSSFLFKKKTDRKNALDIPITVIVCAKNEAKNLQDFLPSILNQDYSNFDIVLINDASSDETLEVMESFEKEHSNIKLINVENIEAFWGNKKYALTLGIKGAKNDHLLFTDADCKPVSKHWISEMAQNFNEEKTIVLGYGKYKKEKLLVNLFVRFETLLTAIQYFSYAKLGSPYMGVGRNLAYHRSEFFNVKGFINHIHIKSGDDDLFIQDAANKENTTFSISKKSFTESIAPKSFKEWFQQKRRHISTAKYYKPKHKFFLGLFFVSKVLFYLLAIPLFFLYSWEPVLAIFLTYYIVQFIVIGFSAKKLKEPIITYVLPFLEIGLLIFHFSIFITNLSSKPNHWK from the coding sequence ATGATATTATCTGTACTCTTCTACTCTTTTGTAGTATTTACAGCAATACAAATTATTTATTATCTAATTTTTTCTTCTTTCTTATTCAAAAAAAAAACGGATAGAAAAAATGCCTTAGATATTCCTATAACTGTAATTGTATGTGCCAAAAATGAAGCTAAAAACTTACAAGATTTTTTACCATCTATATTAAATCAAGATTATTCAAATTTTGATATTGTTTTAATAAACGATGCTTCTTCAGACGAAACATTAGAGGTAATGGAATCTTTTGAAAAAGAACATTCTAATATTAAATTAATTAATGTTGAGAACATAGAGGCTTTTTGGGGAAATAAAAAATACGCGTTAACACTAGGAATAAAAGGTGCAAAAAATGATCATCTCTTGTTTACAGATGCTGATTGTAAACCAGTATCTAAACATTGGATTTCTGAAATGGCTCAAAATTTCAATGAAGAAAAAACCATTGTTTTAGGGTATGGAAAATACAAGAAAGAAAAATTATTAGTAAACTTATTTGTACGATTCGAGACTTTATTAACGGCTATTCAATATTTTAGTTATGCAAAACTGGGATCACCGTATATGGGAGTTGGTCGTAATTTAGCATATCATAGATCTGAATTTTTTAATGTAAAAGGTTTTATAAATCATATTCATATAAAATCTGGTGATGATGATTTATTTATTCAAGATGCTGCAAACAAAGAAAATACTACATTTTCCATCTCTAAAAAAAGTTTTACAGAATCTATTGCTCCCAAAAGTTTTAAAGAATGGTTTCAACAAAAAAGGAGACATATATCTACAGCAAAATACTATAAACCAAAACATAAATTCTTTTTAGGCTTATTCTTTGTTTCTAAAGTATTGTTTTATCTTTTGGCTATTCCGTTATTTTTCCTTTATTCCTGGGAACCTGTTTTAGCAATATTTTTAACGTATTATATAGTGCAATTCATTGTTATCGGTTTTTCTGCTAAAAAATTAAAAGAACCAATCATCACTTATGTATTGCCATTTTTAGAAATAGGACTACTAATATTTCACTTTTCAATATTTATCACTAATTTGTCGTCAAAACCAAATCATTGGAAATAG
- a CDS encoding RNA polymerase sigma factor: MEIDNTKLAINITKAKSGNQSAFRFLLDTYWSAVYNYQLKRTQSENEAEDITIQTFSKAFDKINTFDEQYVFKTWLITISKNVHIDLVRKKNISIATNTSKEQEEKAYLVVDESPTPEDKIITEQNLAKLLRDIKKLKPKYQEVIQLRYFQELSYKEISEQINEPMNNVKVKLLRAKKLLAEIIKKS, translated from the coding sequence TTGGAAATAGACAATACTAAACTTGCAATCAATATTACAAAGGCTAAAAGCGGAAATCAATCTGCATTTAGATTCTTATTGGACACCTATTGGTCTGCTGTTTATAATTATCAATTAAAGAGAACACAAAGCGAAAACGAAGCAGAAGACATTACTATACAAACGTTTTCTAAAGCTTTTGATAAAATTAATACTTTTGATGAACAGTATGTTTTTAAGACTTGGTTAATAACCATTTCTAAGAATGTTCATATCGATTTAGTACGAAAGAAAAATATTTCTATCGCTACAAATACCTCTAAAGAACAAGAAGAAAAAGCGTATTTAGTAGTCGATGAAAGCCCTACTCCTGAAGATAAAATTATTACAGAACAAAACTTAGCGAAGTTGTTGAGGGACATTAAAAAATTAAAACCTAAATATCAAGAAGTAATTCAGTTACGTTATTTTCAGGAATTATCATATAAAGAAATTTCCGAGCAAATTAACGAACCTATGAATAACGTAAAAGTAAAGTTGTTAAGAGCTAAAAAATTGTTAGCAGAGATTATTAAAAAATCTTAA
- the lipA gene encoding lipoyl synthase, with the protein MAIESVILPEKVKKPKWLRVKLPVGKKYTELRTLVDKYKLNTICTSGSCPNMGECWGEGTATFMILGNTCTRSCGFCGVKTGRPDTVEWDEPEKVARSIKLMSIKHAVITSVDRDDLKDGGSIIWAETVDAIRRANPNTTLETLIPDFQGNTKQLDRVIEVHPEVVSHNMETVRRLTREVRIQAKYDRSLGVLKYLKENGMRTKTGLMLGLGEKEEEVIQTMKDLRAVNCDIITIGQYLQPTKKHLPVKEFITPDQFKKYETLGLEMGFMYVESGALVRSSYKAHKHAV; encoded by the coding sequence ATGGCAATAGAATCTGTAATACTTCCTGAGAAAGTTAAAAAACCAAAATGGTTACGTGTAAAATTACCTGTTGGTAAAAAATACACGGAGCTAAGAACTTTGGTAGATAAATATAAACTGAATACTATTTGTACTAGTGGAAGCTGCCCAAACATGGGAGAATGTTGGGGAGAAGGAACTGCTACATTTATGATTTTAGGAAATACCTGTACACGTTCTTGTGGTTTTTGTGGTGTAAAAACCGGAAGACCAGATACTGTAGAATGGGATGAACCAGAAAAAGTGGCACGTTCTATAAAATTAATGAGCATTAAACACGCCGTAATTACTTCTGTAGATAGAGATGATTTAAAAGATGGTGGTTCTATTATTTGGGCAGAAACTGTGGATGCAATCCGTAGAGCAAACCCAAATACAACTTTAGAAACTTTAATTCCAGATTTTCAAGGAAACACAAAACAGTTAGACAGAGTTATAGAAGTACACCCAGAAGTAGTTTCTCATAATATGGAAACCGTTAGAAGGTTGACTCGTGAAGTTAGAATACAAGCAAAATACGATAGAAGTTTAGGTGTTTTAAAATACTTAAAAGAAAACGGAATGCGAACTAAAACTGGTTTAATGCTAGGTTTAGGAGAAAAGGAAGAAGAAGTTATACAAACCATGAAAGATTTACGTGCAGTAAATTGTGATATTATTACGATTGGTCAGTATTTACAACCTACAAAAAAGCATTTACCGGTTAAAGAATTTATCACTCCAGATCAGTTTAAAAAATACGAAACATTAGGTTTAGAAATGGGCTTTATGTATGTAGAAAGCGGTGCTTTAGTGCGTTCTTCTTACAAGGCACATAAACACGCTGTATAA